A window of the Streptococcus sp. 116-D4 genome harbors these coding sequences:
- the fabD gene encoding ACP S-malonyltransferase produces the protein MTKTAFLFAGQGAQHLGMGRDLYDHYPIVKETIDQASQVLGYDLRYLIDREAEKLNQTRYTQPAILATSVAIYRLLQEKGYQPDMVAGLSLGEYSALVASGTLDFEDAVALVAKRGAYMEEAAPAGSGKMVAVLNTPVEVIEEACQKASELGVVVPANYNTPAQIVIGGEVAAVDRAVELLQEAGAKRLIPLKVSGPFHTALLESASQKLAETLAQVSFSDFTCPLVGNTEAAVMQKEAIAQLLTRQVKEPVRFYESIAVMQGAGVTNFIEIGPGKVLSGFVKKIDKTAKLANVEDQASLEALLENK, from the coding sequence ATGACTAAAACAGCCTTTTTATTTGCTGGTCAAGGTGCCCAGCATCTAGGTATGGGCAGGGATCTCTATGATCACTACCCTATTGTCAAAGAAACGATTGATCAAGCAAGTCAGGTGCTTGGTTACGATTTGCGTTATCTCATTGATAGGGAAGCAGAAAAACTCAATCAGACCCGCTATACGCAACCAGCTATTTTAGCAACTTCGGTTGCTATCTACCGTTTATTGCAAGAAAAAGGCTATCAGCCTGATATGGTTGCTGGTTTGTCTCTTGGAGAGTACTCTGCCTTGGTAGCCAGCGGTACCTTGGATTTTGAAGATGCGGTTGCCTTGGTTGCTAAGCGTGGCGCCTATATGGAAGAAGCAGCTCCTGCTGGCTCTGGTAAGATGGTAGCAGTTCTCAATACGCCAGTAGAGGTCATCGAAGAAGCCTGTCAAAAAGCTTCTGAACTTGGAGTGGTTGTACCAGCCAACTATAATACACCTGCACAAATCGTGATTGGTGGAGAAGTGGCTGCAGTTGATCGAGCTGTTGAACTCTTGCAGGAAGCAGGTGCCAAACGCTTGATTCCTCTCAAGGTGTCAGGGCCTTTTCACACCGCTCTCCTTGAGTCTGCTAGTCAGAAACTAGCTGAAACTCTAGCGCAGGTAAGTTTTTCAGATTTTACTTGTCCCCTAGTCGGCAATACAGAAGCTGCAGTTATGCAAAAAGAAGCCATTGCTCAACTCTTGACGCGTCAGGTCAAGGAGCCAGTTCGTTTCTATGAAAGTATTGCGGTTATGCAAGGAGCAGGCGTAACCAACTTTATCGAGATTGGACCGGGGAAAGTCTTGTCAGGCTTTGTCAAAAAAATTGATAAGACCGCTAAACTAGCCAATGTTGAAGATCAGGCTAGCTTGGAAGCCTTGCTAGAAAACAAGTAA
- a CDS encoding acyl carrier protein, whose protein sequence is MAVFEKVQEIIVEELGKDASEVTLESTFDDLDADSLDLFQVISEIEDAFDIQIEAEDDLKTVGDLVAYVEEQAK, encoded by the coding sequence ATGGCAGTATTTGAAAAAGTACAAGAAATTATCGTTGAAGAACTTGGAAAAGACGCATCAGAAGTAACACTTGAATCAACTTTTGATGACTTGGATGCAGATTCATTGGACTTATTCCAAGTAATCTCAGAAATCGAAGATGCTTTTGATATCCAAATCGAAGCAGAAGATGATTTGAAAACAGTTGGTGACTTGGTTGCCTATGTTGAAGAGCAAGCAAAATAA
- the fabG gene encoding 3-oxoacyl-[acyl-carrier-protein] reductase — translation MQLKNKNIFITGSSRGIGLAIAHKFAQAGANIVLNSRGAISEELLAEFSNYGVKVVPISGDVSDFADAKRMVEQAIAELGSVDVLVNNAGITQDTLMLKMTEADFEKVLKVNLTGAFNMTQSVLKPMMKAREGAIINMSSVVGLMGNIGQSNYAASKAGLIGFTKSVAREVANRNIRVNAIAPGMIESDMTAVLSDKVKDAMLAQIPMKEFGQAEQVADLTVFLAGQDYLTGQVVAIDGGLSM, via the coding sequence ATGCAACTAAAAAATAAAAATATCTTTATTACAGGTTCGAGTCGTGGGATTGGTCTTGCCATCGCCCACAAGTTTGCTCAAGCAGGAGCCAATATTGTTTTAAACAGTCGTGGGGCAATCTCAGAAGAATTGCTCGCTGAGTTTTCAAACTATGGTGTCAAGGTGGTTCCTATATCAGGAGACGTGTCAGATTTTGCAGACGCTAAGCGTATGGTTGAGCAAGCTATTGCAGAGTTGGGTTCAGTAGATGTTTTGGTCAACAATGCAGGAATTACCCAAGACACCCTGATGCTCAAGATGACAGAAGCAGATTTTGAAAAAGTGCTTAAAGTGAACCTGACTGGTGCCTTTAACATGACACAATCAGTCTTGAAACCGATGATGAAAGCCAGAGAAGGTGCTATCATTAATATGTCTAGTGTTGTTGGTTTGATGGGAAATATCGGTCAATCTAACTATGCAGCTTCTAAGGCTGGTTTGATTGGTTTTACCAAGTCTGTAGCGCGTGAAGTAGCCAATCGCAATATCAGGGTTAATGCCATTGCACCTGGGATGATTGAGTCCGATATGACAGCCGTTCTATCAGACAAGGTAAAAGATGCCATGCTGGCGCAAATTCCCATGAAAGAATTTGGGCAGGCAGAGCAGGTTGCAGATTTGACAGTATTTTTAGCAGGCCAAGATTATCTAACTGGTCAAGTGGTTGCCATTGATGGTGGCCTCAGTATGTAG
- the fabK gene encoding enoyl-[acyl-carrier-protein] reductase FabK: MKTRITELLNIDYPIFQGGMAWVADGDLAGAVSKAGGLGIIGGGNAPKEVVKANIDKIKSVTDKPFGVNIMLLSPFVDDIVDLVIEEGVKVVTTGAGNPSKYMERFHEAGITVIPVVPSVALANRMEKIGADAVIAEGMEAGGHIGKLTTMTLVRQVAAAVSIPVIAAGGIADGEGAAAGFMLGAEAVQVGTRFVVAKESNAHPNYKAKILKARDIDTTISAQHFGHAVRAIKNKLTRDFEKAEKDAFKQENPDLEIFEQMGAGALAKAVVHGDVDGGSVMAGQIAGLVSKEETAEEILKDLYYGAAKKIQEEASRWAGVVRND; encoded by the coding sequence ATGAAAACACGTATTACTGAATTATTGAACATTGATTATCCTATCTTTCAAGGTGGTATGGCCTGGGTTGCTGATGGTGATTTGGCAGGGGCTGTTTCCAAGGCTGGAGGACTAGGGATTATCGGTGGGGGGAATGCCCCTAAAGAAGTGGTTAAGGCTAATATCGATAAGATTAAATCTGTAACAGACAAACCCTTTGGTGTCAACATTATGCTTCTGTCTCCATTTGTTGATGATATTGTTGACCTCGTCATTGAAGAAGGGGTTAAGGTAGTGACAACAGGTGCAGGAAATCCAAGCAAATACATGGAACGTTTCCATGAGGCTGGTATTACGGTTATTCCTGTTGTACCAAGTGTTGCCCTAGCTAATCGCATGGAAAAAATCGGTGCGGACGCTGTCATTGCAGAAGGAATGGAAGCAGGAGGACATATTGGTAAACTAACAACCATGACCTTGGTGCGCCAGGTTGCTGCTGCTGTATCTATTCCTGTTATTGCTGCAGGAGGGATTGCAGATGGTGAAGGTGCTGCGGCTGGCTTTATGCTAGGGGCAGAGGCGGTTCAGGTTGGAACTCGTTTTGTAGTTGCTAAAGAATCAAATGCTCATCCAAACTATAAAGCTAAAATTTTAAAAGCTCGTGATATTGACACAACTATCTCAGCACAACATTTTGGACACGCAGTTCGTGCCATTAAAAACAAATTGACTCGTGATTTTGAAAAAGCTGAGAAAGACGCCTTTAAACAAGAAAATCCTGATTTGGAAATTTTTGAACAAATGGGAGCAGGTGCCCTAGCCAAAGCAGTTGTTCACGGTGATGTGGATGGCGGATCTGTCATGGCAGGCCAGATTGCAGGGCTTGTTTCCAAAGAAGAAACCGCTGAAGAAATCCTAAAAGATTTGTATTACGGAGCAGCTAAGAAAATTCAAGAAGAAGCCTCTCGTTGGGCAGGAGTTGTAAGAAATGACTAA
- a CDS encoding TDT family transporter — MKKLPLVFSGCLLGLAGAGNLIVDTLPILSHLLSLTGLILWIYFLLLHLFNWKETKQELTKPPLLSGMATFPMAGMILSTYVFRVFPHLPLVAQGIWWFSFLLDVALIAGFTIKFAYPGKRVSATPSWTVLYVGIAVAALTYPLVGIIEIAYVTLSFGFLLTFYLYPLIYSDLKKQPLPVALLGQEGIYCAPFSLLLASLVRVGGDSLPTWVLIAMIVSSQSFFFFVLTRLPNILKQGFQPAFSALTFPTIITATSLKMAQGILKLPFLDYLVLAEIIICLTILFFVLGAYLIWLRKKV, encoded by the coding sequence ATGAAAAAACTCCCCTTGGTATTTTCTGGTTGTTTGCTAGGTTTGGCAGGAGCTGGAAATCTTATTGTAGATACGTTGCCGATCCTGTCCCATCTATTGAGTCTTACTGGTTTGATTTTGTGGATTTACTTTCTACTTCTGCATCTCTTTAATTGGAAAGAAACCAAACAAGAGTTGACTAAGCCTCCTCTTTTATCAGGAATGGCCACTTTTCCCATGGCTGGGATGATTTTATCAACTTATGTCTTTCGCGTATTCCCTCACCTTCCTTTGGTTGCGCAAGGAATCTGGTGGTTTTCATTTCTCTTGGATGTGGCCTTGATTGCTGGTTTCACCATCAAGTTTGCCTATCCAGGTAAGAGAGTCAGTGCGACTCCTAGCTGGACAGTGCTCTATGTGGGGATAGCAGTAGCTGCCTTGACCTATCCTCTGGTAGGCATCATCGAAATTGCCTATGTGACCTTGAGTTTTGGATTTCTTCTTACCTTCTATCTCTATCCCCTTATTTATAGCGATTTAAAGAAACAACCACTCCCCGTAGCCTTGCTTGGACAAGAAGGGATCTACTGTGCTCCTTTCTCTCTACTCTTGGCTTCCCTAGTTCGAGTTGGAGGAGACAGCCTACCGACTTGGGTCTTAATCGCTATGATTGTGTCTTCCCAATCTTTCTTTTTCTTTGTTTTGACTCGCCTACCCAATATTTTAAAACAAGGTTTTCAACCAGCCTTCTCAGCCCTCACCTTCCCAACCATTATCACAGCTACTTCGCTCAAGATGGCTCAGGGAATCTTGAAACTTCCATTTCTGGATTACCTGGTATTGGCTGAAATCATTATATGCCTCACTATTTTATTCTTTGTATTAGGTGCTTATCTGATTTGGTTACGAAAAAAGGTCTAG
- a CDS encoding beta-ketoacyl-ACP synthase III, giving the protein MAFAKISQVAHYVPEQVVTNHDLAQIMNTSDEWISSRTGIRQRHISRTESTSDLATEVAKKLMAKAGITGEELDFIILATITPDSLMPSTAARVQANISANKAFAFDLTAACSGFVFALSTAEKFIASGRFQKGLVIGSETMSKTLDWTDRSTAVLFGDGAGGVLLEASEKEHFLAENLNSDGSRSYCLTYGHSGLHSPFSDQDNADSFLKMDGRAVFDFAIRDVAKSIKQTIEESPVEATDLDYLLLHQANDRILDKMARKIGVDRYKLPANMMEYGNTSAASIPILLSECVAKDLIRLDGSQTVLLSGFGGGLTWGTLILTI; this is encoded by the coding sequence ATGGCTTTTGCAAAAATAAGCCAAGTTGCTCATTATGTGCCAGAGCAAGTGGTTACAAATCATGATTTGGCACAGATTATGAATACCAGTGATGAGTGGATTTCAAGTCGGACGGGGATACGACAAAGGCATATTTCAAGAACAGAATCTACCAGTGATTTGGCTACAGAGGTTGCCAAGAAACTGATGGCAAAAGCTGGAATCACAGGGGAAGAGCTGGATTTTATCATTCTAGCTACTATTACTCCAGATTCGCTGATGCCCTCTACAGCTGCTCGTGTCCAAGCTAATATTAGTGCAAATAAGGCCTTTGCTTTTGACTTAACAGCAGCTTGCAGTGGATTTGTATTTGCTCTTTCAACTGCTGAAAAGTTTATCGCTTCTGGTCGCTTTCAAAAAGGCTTGGTCATCGGTAGTGAAACCATGTCCAAAACCTTGGACTGGACAGATCGTTCAACAGCTGTTTTGTTTGGAGATGGTGCTGGTGGTGTCTTGCTAGAAGCTAGCGAGAAAGAGCATTTCTTAGCTGAGAATCTCAATAGCGATGGGAGTCGCAGCTACTGTCTAACTTATGGACATTCAGGCTTGCATTCTCCATTTTCAGATCAAGACAATGCAGATTCATTTTTGAAGATGGATGGACGTGCAGTTTTTGATTTTGCCATTCGAGATGTAGCCAAGTCTATCAAGCAGACCATTGAAGAATCTCCTGTAGAGGCGACAGACTTGGATTACCTGCTACTTCATCAGGCTAATGACCGTATTTTGGATAAGATGGCTAGAAAAATTGGTGTTGACCGATACAAACTTCCAGCCAATATGATGGAATATGGCAATACTAGTGCAGCCAGTATCCCGATTTTACTTTCAGAGTGTGTAGCAAAAGACCTTATCCGTTTAGATGGTAGCCAGACGGTTCTTCTATCAGGCTTCGGTGGAGGCTTGACTTGGGGCACGCTCATTCTTACAATTTAG
- a CDS encoding DUF956 family protein produces the protein MAQSLNKTVLLSTTGTSYLSVAGKVGKFLVGDQALEFYPDVNVEQYIQIPWSHINQIGANVTGRKISRHFEVFTDRGKFLFASKDSGAILKIAREKLGNDKVVKLPTLLQTIGQKFKNLFAKK, from the coding sequence ATGGCTCAATCGCTTAATAAAACAGTGCTTCTCAGCACGACAGGCACTTCCTATCTCTCTGTAGCTGGGAAAGTTGGGAAATTCCTTGTCGGAGATCAGGCTCTGGAATTTTACCCAGATGTCAATGTCGAACAATATATCCAGATTCCTTGGAGCCATATCAACCAAATTGGAGCCAATGTCACTGGTCGCAAAATCAGTCGCCACTTCGAAGTCTTTACAGACAGAGGAAAATTCCTCTTTGCTTCAAAAGACTCAGGTGCCATTCTCAAAATTGCTCGTGAAAAACTGGGCAATGACAAGGTCGTGAAACTTCCGACTCTACTCCAGACCATTGGTCAAAAATTTAAAAATCTATTTGCAAAAAAGTAA
- the fabT gene encoding fatty acid biosynthesis transcriptional regulator FabT, producing MDYQRINEYLTSIFNNVLVIEEVSLRGSRFKDISIKEMHTIDVIGKVPDVTPSHVSKELMVTLGTVTTSLNNLERKGYIERIRSDQDRRVVHLHLTKKGRLVHRLHKRFHKAMVEKIIDGMSKQEMEVMSKGLTNLYQFLEDLK from the coding sequence TTGGACTACCAACGAATTAATGAATATTTAACGTCTATATTTAACAATGTCCTCGTTATTGAGGAAGTTAGCTTGAGAGGTAGTCGTTTCAAGGATATCTCCATCAAAGAAATGCATACGATTGATGTGATTGGGAAAGTTCCAGATGTGACACCAAGTCACGTGTCAAAAGAGTTGATGGTGACTCTTGGGACAGTTACGACTAGTTTGAACAATCTCGAACGCAAGGGTTACATTGAACGCATTCGCTCAGATCAGGATCGTCGTGTGGTACATCTGCATTTGACAAAGAAGGGTCGCTTGGTTCATAGGCTACATAAACGCTTTCACAAGGCCATGGTTGAAAAAATCATTGATGGTATGAGTAAGCAAGAAATGGAGGTTATGAGCAAAGGTTTGACCAATCTTTATCAATTTTTGGAGGACTTGAAATAA
- a CDS encoding enoyl-CoA hydratase, giving the protein MEHIIYQLEEDVAIITLNRPEVANGFHISMCEEILEALTLAEENPAVRFVLINANGKVFSVGGDLVEMKRAVDEDDIPSLTKIAELVNTISYKIKQITKLVLMEVDGAVAGAAANMAVAADFCLATDKAKFIQAFVGVGLAPDAGGIHLLSRSIGVTRAAQLAMTGEALTAEKALEWGLVYRISEADKLEKTREQLLKKLRRGSSNSYAAIKKLVWESQFKDWQDYATLELNLQESLAQTEDFKEGVRAHSERRRPKFTGK; this is encoded by the coding sequence ATGGAACACATTATTTATCAGCTTGAGGAGGACGTGGCAATCATTACCTTGAACCGTCCTGAGGTCGCAAATGGTTTTCATATTTCTATGTGTGAAGAGATTTTAGAAGCCCTAACTTTGGCAGAAGAGAATCCAGCTGTGCGTTTTGTTTTGATCAACGCGAATGGCAAAGTCTTTTCAGTTGGGGGAGATTTAGTAGAGATGAAGCGGGCAGTGGATGAGGATGATATTCCATCATTGACGAAAATCGCAGAATTGGTCAATACAATTTCTTATAAAATCAAACAAATTACAAAACTTGTTTTAATGGAAGTTGACGGGGCTGTTGCAGGTGCAGCAGCAAATATGGCTGTTGCGGCAGATTTCTGTCTTGCAACGGATAAGGCAAAGTTTATCCAAGCTTTTGTTGGAGTTGGCTTGGCTCCAGATGCAGGAGGAATTCATCTCTTGAGTCGAAGCATCGGTGTGACGCGTGCTGCTCAATTGGCTATGACAGGGGAGGCTTTGACGGCAGAAAAAGCCCTAGAGTGGGGCCTAGTTTACCGTATTTCTGAAGCTGATAAACTTGAAAAAACCAGAGAACAGCTTCTTAAAAAATTGAGACGTGGGTCAAGCAATTCCTATGCTGCCATTAAGAAGTTGGTATGGGAGAGTCAATTTAAAGATTGGCAAGATTATGCTACTTTAGAACTGAACCTGCAGGAATCCTTAGCTCAAACGGAAGATTTCAAAGAGGGAGTTCGGGCTCACTCGGAGAGAAGGAGACCTAAATTTACAGGAAAATAA
- a CDS encoding aspartate kinase: MKVVKFGGSSLASASQLEKVLNIVKSDSERCFVVVSAPGKRNAEDTKVTDALIKYYRDYVAGNDISKSQNWIIDRYAAMVSELGLKPAVLDKISKSIRALATLPIDENEFLYDTFLAAGENNNAKLIAAYFNQNGIDARYVHPREAGIVVTSEPGNARIIPSSYDKIEELTNTNEVLVIPGFFGVTKENQICTFSRGGSDITGSIIAAGVKADLYENFTDVDGIFAAHPGIIHQPHSIPELTYREMRELAYAGFSVLHDEALLPAYRGKIPLVIKNTNNPDHPGTRIVLKHSSDEFPVVGIAGDSGFVSINMSKYLMNREVGFGRKVLQILEDLNIGWEHMPTGIDDLSIILRSRELTPIKEEEILRQLVQKAEVDHAEIEHDLSIIMIVGEKMKSHIGVTATATRALSENKINIQMMSQGSSEVSIMFVVNKDQEKAAIKALYNAFFDESKED; encoded by the coding sequence ATGAAGGTTGTTAAATTTGGAGGTAGCTCTCTTGCCTCTGCTAGTCAATTAGAAAAAGTTTTAAACATCGTAAAAAGCGATTCAGAGCGTTGTTTTGTAGTTGTTTCTGCGCCTGGTAAACGCAATGCTGAAGACACTAAGGTTACAGATGCCTTGATTAAATACTACCGCGATTATGTTGCTGGTAACGATATTAGCAAGAGCCAAAACTGGATTATCGACCGCTATGCTGCCATGGTTAGCGAATTGGGTTTGAAACCAGCTGTTTTAGATAAAATTTCAAAAAGCATTCGCGCCTTGGCCACTCTTCCTATTGATGAAAATGAATTTCTCTACGATACTTTCCTAGCAGCCGGTGAAAACAACAATGCTAAATTGATTGCTGCCTATTTTAACCAAAATGGTATTGATGCACGCTATGTGCACCCTAGAGAAGCTGGTATTGTGGTCACAAGTGAACCTGGGAATGCTCGCATCATTCCCTCTAGTTATGACAAGATTGAAGAATTGACAAATACAAATGAAGTCCTTGTCATTCCTGGTTTCTTTGGGGTTACCAAGGAAAATCAAATCTGCACCTTCTCACGTGGAGGATCAGATATTACAGGTTCTATCATTGCTGCTGGTGTCAAAGCCGACCTCTATGAAAACTTTACGGATGTTGATGGTATCTTTGCAGCCCATCCTGGTATTATCCACCAACCACACTCGATTCCAGAGTTGACTTACCGTGAAATGCGTGAATTGGCCTATGCAGGATTCTCAGTTCTTCACGATGAAGCTCTTCTACCTGCCTATCGAGGAAAAATTCCTCTCGTTATCAAGAATACCAACAATCCTGACCATCCAGGTACTCGTATCGTTCTAAAACATAGTAGTGATGAATTTCCAGTTGTGGGAATTGCTGGTGACTCAGGCTTTGTCAGCATTAACATGTCGAAATACCTCATGAACCGCGAGGTTGGATTTGGTCGCAAGGTTCTGCAAATCCTTGAAGATCTTAACATCGGTTGGGAACATATGCCAACAGGTATCGATGATCTTTCAATCATTCTCCGTTCTCGCGAACTAACTCCTATCAAGGAAGAAGAAATCCTACGTCAATTGGTTCAAAAAGCTGAAGTAGACCATGCAGAAATCGAACACGACCTTTCTATCATTATGATTGTTGGAGAAAAGATGAAGAGTCATATCGGTGTAACAGCTACTGCAACACGTGCTCTGTCTGAAAACAAGATCAATATCCAGATGATGTCTCAAGGCTCTAGTGAAGTATCTATCATGTTCGTTGTCAATAAAGACCAAGAAAAAGCAGCAATCAAAGCCCTCTACAATGCCTTTTTCGACGAAAGTAAGGAAGACTAA
- the serS gene encoding serine--tRNA ligase → MLDIKRIRTDFDAVAEKLATRGVDAAVLNEMKEIDAKRRDILVKVETLKAERNTVSAEIAQAKRNKENADDKIAAMQTLSAEVKALDAELADIDAKLTEFTTTLPNIPADSVPVGADEEDNVEVRRWGTPREFDFEPKAHWDLGEDLGILDWERGGKVTGARFLFYKGLGARLERAIYNFMLDEHGKEGYTEVITPYMVNHDSMFGTGQYPKFKEDTFELKDTNYVLIPTAEVPLTNYYRDEIIDGKELPIYFTAMSPSFRSEAGSAGRDTRGLIRLHQFHKVEMVKFAKPEESYEELEKMTANAENILQKLNLPYRVVALSTGDMGFSAAKTYDLEVWIPAQNNYREISSCSNTEDFQARRAQIRYRDEADGKVKLLHTLNGSGLAVGRTVAAILENYQNEDGSVTIPEVLRPYMGGAEVIKP, encoded by the coding sequence ATGTTAGATATCAAACGTATTCGTACAGACTTTGATGCTGTCGCAGAAAAATTGGCTACACGTGGCGTAGATGCTGCTGTCTTAAACGAGATGAAAGAAATCGATGCTAAACGTCGTGACATCTTGGTCAAGGTTGAAACTCTCAAGGCTGAACGTAACACAGTTTCAGCTGAGATTGCCCAAGCTAAGCGCAACAAGGAAAATGCTGATGATAAGATTGCTGCCATGCAAACTCTATCTGCTGAGGTCAAAGCCTTGGATGCTGAATTGGCAGACATCGATGCTAAATTGACAGAATTTACCACTACTCTTCCAAATATCCCAGCTGACAGTGTTCCTGTTGGGGCTGACGAGGAGGACAATGTGGAAGTTCGCCGTTGGGGGACTCCGCGCGAGTTTGACTTCGAACCAAAAGCCCACTGGGATCTTGGTGAAGACCTTGGTATTCTTGACTGGGAACGCGGTGGTAAGGTAACTGGCGCTCGCTTTCTCTTCTATAAAGGTCTCGGTGCTCGTTTAGAACGTGCTATCTACAACTTTATGTTGGATGAACATGGCAAAGAAGGCTACACTGAAGTCATCACACCTTACATGGTTAACCACGACTCTATGTTTGGTACTGGTCAATATCCAAAATTCAAGGAAGATACTTTTGAATTGAAAGACACTAATTATGTCCTCATCCCTACAGCTGAAGTGCCTCTTACAAACTACTACCGTGATGAAATTATTGATGGTAAGGAACTGCCAATCTACTTTACTGCTATGAGTCCATCATTCCGTTCTGAGGCAGGTTCTGCTGGTCGCGATACCCGTGGTTTGATTCGTTTGCACCAATTCCACAAGGTTGAAATGGTGAAATTTGCCAAACCTGAAGAATCATACGAAGAATTAGAAAAAATGACAGCCAACGCTGAAAACATTCTTCAAAAACTTAACCTCCCATACCGTGTCGTTGCTCTCTCTACAGGAGATATGGGCTTCTCAGCTGCCAAGACTTACGACTTGGAAGTTTGGATTCCAGCACAAAACAATTACCGTGAAATCTCAAGCTGTTCAAACACAGAAGATTTCCAAGCCCGTCGTGCCCAAATCCGTTACCGTGATGAAGCAGATGGCAAGGTTAAATTGCTCCACACCTTAAACGGTTCTGGACTGGCAGTTGGACGTACAGTAGCCGCTATTCTTGAAAACTATCAAAATGAAGATGGTTCTGTGACCATCCCAGAAGTTCTTCGTCCATATATGGGTGGAGCTGAAGTTATCAAACCATAA
- a CDS encoding acyl-CoA dehydrogenase family protein produces the protein MGFFSEEFLSWLDQHADEIDKQSCQAGEQLIEKIAAEGAFRVGVPASLGGSGGSDQDVINILAELAQHSLTASFISWGQRTLIDNILHTDNSYFKETYLEKLLSGEYAGATALSNAVKYLSDLEELNVRVLEENGQLYLKGRLPWVTNARRNRFLTIFVAGFTDDPSISYVVAVPSDAENFSRSEDLEFVSLQGGNTAALTFNKVLLKEEWILSKDAHQFLAQNRPAFLGYQFGLAFGLAERSLSEVEKELGQRSVLTDEWQYQVEQLDAIRQALYQGLSDRSYFVTNPRELFQLRIDIVDVVAQSLLLELQAGGGRGYFSKSTSGFIRRWNEGAFLPIVSPSAVQLRHILATS, from the coding sequence ATGGGATTTTTTTCAGAAGAATTTTTGAGCTGGTTAGACCAGCATGCTGATGAAATCGACAAGCAGTCTTGTCAAGCTGGAGAGCAGTTGATTGAGAAAATTGCAGCAGAGGGAGCTTTTCGTGTGGGGGTTCCTGCATCTCTTGGGGGTTCAGGAGGAAGTGACCAGGATGTTATTAATATCCTTGCAGAGCTCGCACAACATTCTTTAACAGCCTCTTTTATTTCATGGGGGCAACGCACTCTAATTGACAATATTCTTCATACGGATAACTCCTATTTTAAGGAAACCTATCTGGAAAAACTCTTGTCTGGAGAATATGCAGGTGCGACTGCCTTGTCCAATGCTGTCAAATATCTATCTGACCTAGAGGAACTGAATGTTCGCGTTCTTGAAGAAAATGGACAATTGTATCTAAAAGGAAGACTGCCATGGGTAACGAATGCTCGAAGAAATCGATTTTTAACTATTTTTGTGGCAGGTTTTACAGATGATCCAAGTATAAGTTATGTGGTGGCTGTACCATCAGACGCAGAGAATTTTAGTCGTTCTGAAGACTTAGAATTCGTTTCTCTTCAAGGAGGAAATACAGCTGCCCTGACTTTTAATAAGGTCCTTTTAAAAGAGGAATGGATTTTATCCAAAGATGCTCATCAATTTTTGGCACAAAATCGTCCGGCTTTCTTAGGTTACCAATTTGGTCTAGCTTTTGGTTTAGCTGAACGTTCTCTATCAGAAGTAGAAAAAGAATTGGGGCAACGCAGTGTGCTAACAGATGAATGGCAATACCAGGTAGAGCAGTTAGATGCTATTCGGCAAGCTCTTTATCAGGGATTGTCTGATCGTTCCTATTTTGTTACCAATCCGCGTGAACTCTTTCAGTTAAGGATAGACATTGTGGATGTTGTTGCTCAGAGTCTTCTATTAGAGTTACAAGCCGGTGGTGGTAGAGGCTACTTTAGTAAATCAACATCTGGATTTATTCGTCGTTGGAATGAAGGTGCCTTTCTTCCAATTGTTTCTCCAAGTGCGGTTCAGTTGCGCCATATCTTAGCAACTAGTTAA